In the genome of Fibrobacter sp., one region contains:
- the aroE gene encoding shikimate dehydrogenase: MHNALFESLGINAVYHPHAPEPENLADAIKGFRVLKYRGANVTIPYKTPVMDLVDEVSEISKFTGSVNTLYWKDGIVGGTLCGTTTDPYGCIRNLEEFGVHPENTSVALLGNGGAAKAIAFTLVERNNELTIVCRTKEKGQALADGLNKAFAGKAPTVQVVTFAEFAKVSPNIKLIINATSVGMTPNVDESPLTEADLTAGQAVCDIVYTPRMTKLLQMAEAKGCKIVTGEGMLVHQGIESFRKWFPEETKNKTNDELAAIMRKGMQG, translated from the coding sequence ATGCACAACGCCCTTTTTGAGTCCTTGGGCATTAATGCGGTGTATCACCCCCATGCTCCAGAGCCGGAAAACCTGGCCGACGCCATCAAGGGTTTCCGAGTTCTCAAGTACCGCGGGGCTAACGTCACCATTCCCTACAAGACCCCAGTCATGGACCTGGTTGACGAAGTTTCTGAAATTTCAAAGTTCACGGGCAGCGTAAATACGCTCTACTGGAAAGACGGTATCGTAGGTGGCACCCTTTGTGGCACCACAACCGACCCCTACGGATGTATCCGCAACCTGGAAGAATTCGGGGTTCATCCCGAAAATACCTCCGTGGCCCTGCTGGGTAACGGCGGTGCAGCCAAGGCTATCGCTTTCACTTTGGTGGAACGTAACAACGAGCTGACCATTGTATGCCGCACCAAGGAAAAAGGTCAGGCACTGGCAGACGGATTGAACAAGGCTTTCGCAGGAAAGGCTCCCACCGTCCAGGTGGTCACTTTCGCTGAATTCGCAAAGGTTTCTCCCAACATCAAGTTGATCATCAATGCAACCTCCGTGGGTATGACTCCCAACGTAGATGAATCTCCGCTGACTGAAGCTGACCTGACTGCTGGCCAGGCCGTATGCGACATCGTGTACACTCCCCGCATGACCAAGCTTCTGCAGATGGCAGAAGCCAAGGGTTGCAAGATTGTCACCGGCGAAGGAATGCTGGTACACCAGGGTATTGAAAGTTTCCGCAAGTGGTTCCCCGAGGAAACCAAGAACAAGACTAACGACGAACTCGCCGCTATTATGCGCAAAGGAATGCAAGGTTAA
- a CDS encoding tetratricopeptide repeat protein — MANESNNNNSEMKAFFIAHGSKVVAALVVVIAIVVGVVQYRDYQKAAAAEQAELLGQGMTFLYAGEKENALAEFESKINSGKLSGVGLAKAALYAGNIKYEAGDFDAAAVLFQKSLDNAGSVALVRSAAMHGLAAVKMEKGDYSAAAGLLEKFVAEFAKRTGDKEDRYQKDEPMDEVPSVADAMWKLTLVYQQLGANDKAKKTAERLLEVYGDNQSVADKAKKFLASI; from the coding sequence ATGGCTAACGAATCCAATAACAACAATTCTGAAATGAAGGCATTTTTTATTGCACACGGCTCCAAGGTCGTTGCTGCTCTGGTAGTTGTCATTGCCATCGTGGTGGGCGTGGTTCAGTACCGCGATTACCAGAAGGCTGCTGCTGCAGAACAGGCTGAACTCCTCGGCCAGGGAATGACCTTCCTCTATGCTGGTGAAAAGGAAAATGCTTTGGCTGAATTCGAATCCAAGATCAACTCTGGTAAGTTGAGTGGTGTTGGTCTCGCTAAGGCTGCTCTCTATGCTGGCAACATCAAGTACGAAGCTGGCGACTTTGACGCCGCTGCAGTCCTCTTCCAGAAGTCTCTGGACAATGCAGGTTCTGTTGCTCTGGTTCGTTCCGCTGCAATGCACGGCCTTGCCGCTGTGAAGATGGAAAAGGGCGACTACTCCGCTGCTGCCGGTCTGCTTGAAAAGTTCGTTGCTGAATTTGCAAAGCGCACTGGTGACAAGGAAGACCGCTACCAGAAGGACGAACCGATGGATGAAGTTCCGTCTGTCGCCGACGCTATGTGGAAGCTTACCCTCGTCTATCAGCAGCTCGGTGCTAACGACAAGGCTAAGAAGACAGCTGAACGCCTCCTTGAAGTCTACGGCGACAACCAGTCCGTGGCTGACAAGGCTAAGAAGTTCCTCGCTAGTATCTAA
- a CDS encoding DEAD/DEAH box helicase produces MNPNGAIIVQSNMEIMVEVDAPTYEAARDAIAPFTELVKSPEHLHTYKISHLSLWNAAATGLRAKEVLERLDSQSRYPIPQTVITEVEDYMSRYGLLRLKKDGDRLLIESDDKFMFTEICKLREVEPFVLEFIDDTHAVVDPERRGHLKMALTNAGFPVEDLAGYTVGDPLPIKLRDTMLSGKEFKLRDYQKEAAQIFYASGSEKGGSGVIVLPCGSGKTVIGIATMALVQTKTLILTPNISASRQWIREICDKTDLTPDMVKEYSGEVKEIGPVTVATYQILTQRKRAKKSENPNETLSEIDLEEGTEEQVKKELSNFPLFSQQKWGLMIYDEVHLLPAPVFRLSTEMQATRRLGLTATLVREDHKETEVFSLIGPKKYDIPWRILEAQGWIATADCNEIRIPMESEMKMKYALAPVRDKITLASTNPEKTDIVQRLLKYYDKPDDRVLIIGQYIEQLENLSKVLDIPLITGKTPNKERDKLYAAFRDGSQKNLMVSKVGNFAIDLPDANVLIQISGTFGSRQEEAQRLGRVLRPKQDGGAAHFYSIVTQDSKEQEFAMNRQLFLTEQGYAYKIIKRGDWDILARTPEELAARQ; encoded by the coding sequence ATGAATCCGAATGGCGCTATTATTGTTCAAAGTAACATGGAAATTATGGTGGAGGTTGATGCCCCCACTTACGAAGCAGCACGTGATGCAATTGCCCCCTTTACCGAACTGGTGAAGAGCCCGGAACACTTGCACACTTACAAGATCAGCCACTTGAGCTTGTGGAATGCTGCAGCAACTGGCCTCAGAGCCAAGGAAGTTCTTGAACGTCTCGATAGCCAGAGCCGCTATCCTATTCCGCAGACGGTGATTACCGAAGTGGAAGACTACATGTCCCGCTATGGCTTGCTGCGCCTCAAGAAAGATGGTGATCGTTTGCTCATCGAATCCGATGACAAGTTCATGTTCACGGAAATCTGCAAGCTTCGCGAAGTAGAACCTTTCGTTCTTGAATTCATCGATGATACCCACGCTGTGGTGGATCCGGAACGTCGTGGCCATTTGAAGATGGCTCTCACCAACGCAGGCTTCCCGGTGGAAGACTTGGCTGGTTATACCGTAGGCGATCCCCTGCCTATCAAGCTCCGCGATACCATGCTCAGCGGCAAGGAATTCAAGCTCCGTGATTACCAGAAGGAAGCTGCTCAAATCTTCTACGCCAGCGGTTCTGAAAAGGGCGGTTCCGGCGTGATCGTGTTGCCTTGCGGTTCCGGTAAGACGGTGATCGGCATTGCCACCATGGCTTTGGTACAAACTAAGACCTTGATTCTTACCCCGAATATTTCCGCCTCCCGCCAGTGGATTCGCGAAATTTGCGACAAGACCGACTTGACTCCCGACATGGTGAAGGAATACTCCGGCGAAGTCAAGGAAATCGGTCCGGTCACTGTGGCTACCTACCAGATTTTGACCCAGCGTAAGCGCGCCAAGAAGTCTGAGAATCCGAACGAGACTTTGTCTGAAATCGACCTGGAAGAAGGTACCGAAGAACAGGTCAAGAAGGAACTTTCCAACTTCCCGCTGTTCAGCCAGCAGAAGTGGGGCCTGATGATTTACGACGAAGTCCATTTGCTTCCGGCTCCGGTGTTCCGCCTGAGTACTGAAATGCAGGCTACCCGTCGCTTGGGCCTTACTGCCACCTTGGTTCGTGAAGACCACAAGGAAACAGAAGTGTTCAGCTTGATTGGCCCGAAGAAGTACGACATTCCTTGGCGTATTCTCGAAGCCCAAGGCTGGATCGCAACTGCCGACTGTAACGAAATCCGTATTCCCATGGAATCGGAAATGAAGATGAAGTATGCCTTGGCTCCTGTCCGCGACAAGATCACCTTGGCCAGTACCAATCCCGAAAAGACCGACATTGTCCAGCGTTTGCTCAAGTACTACGACAAGCCGGATGACCGTGTGCTGATTATCGGTCAGTATATTGAACAGTTGGAAAACCTTTCCAAGGTTTTGGACATTCCGCTGATTACCGGTAAGACTCCCAACAAGGAACGTGACAAACTTTATGCCGCCTTCCGAGATGGTAGCCAGAAGAATCTCATGGTCTCCAAGGTGGGTAACTTTGCTATCGACCTTCCGGATGCAAACGTGCTGATCCAGATTTCCGGTACCTTCGGTAGCCGTCAGGAAGAAGCACAGCGTCTTGGTCGTGTGCTTCGCCCGAAGCAGGACGGCGGTGCAGCTCACTTCTACAGTATTGTGACCCAGGATTCCAAGGAACAGGAATTTGCCATGAATCGTCAGCTGTTCTTGACCGAACAGGGCTATGCTTACAAGATCATTAAGCGCGGTGACTGGGATATTTTGGCTAGAACCCCTGAAGAACTGGCTGCAAGACAGTAA